A window from Salvelinus sp. IW2-2015 linkage group LG5, ASM291031v2, whole genome shotgun sequence encodes these proteins:
- the LOC111964174 gene encoding serine/threonine-protein kinase MARK2 isoform X3 has translation MSTRTVTRTALLTIEHSSNQSPSESKAGGRPNMPRCRNSVPTTADEQPHIGNYRLLKTIGKGNFAKVKLARHVLTGKEVAVKIIDKTQLNSSSLQKLFREVRIMKLLNHPNIVKLFEVIETEKTLYLIMEYASGGEVFDYLVAHGRMKEKEARAKFRQIVSAVQYCHQKCIVHRDLKAENLLLDADMNIKIADFGFSNEFTMGNKLDTFCGSPPYAAPELFQGKKYDGPEVDVWSLGVILYTLVSGSLPFDGQNLKELRERVLRGKYRIPFYMSTDCENLLKKFLILNPTKRGSLEQQIMKDRWMNVGHEEEELKPFIEPQPDYKDPKRTGQNPDRAGGWKRDIMLQMGYSAEEIQDSLVNQKYNEVMATYLLLDYRNTEMDECISLSMKSRPGSDLTNSNAQSPSHKVQRSTSSNLKPRRATDAGSSASKRSQGDNKHTAEDYGRKGSGTGSSTKVPPSPLATADRKRSTPTPSTNSILSTGTSRSRNSPVPERATLGVQNGKDSLTTPGSRASTASAAAVLSSSHPRHHKSLSTSAHPSPPDIHAHRPSTAPQRVPVASPSAHNIGSSTATDRTNFPRNVTSRSTFSAGQQRAARDQHTSTYNGPPSSPSLSYGNSQARRAGGTGIFRKFTSKFVRSPYEGEGRDEASRPMLTTAEKLEKVTLGSAGDENKDFLSSTSTVPSTPTSSLTSKDHKPRSLRFTWSMKTTSSMEPNEMMKEIRKVLDSNSCEYELRERYMLLCVSGNPACDDFVQWEMEVCKLPRLSLNGVRFKRISGTSIAFKNIASKVANELKL, from the exons TCTCCCTCTGAGTCCAAGGCAGGCGGGCGTCCCAATATGCCGCGGTGCCGGAATTCTGTCCCCACGACGGCAGACGAGCAGCCACACATTGGCAACTACCGGCTGCTAAAGACCATTGGCAAGGGCAACTTTGCCAAGGTCAAACTGGCCCGGCATGTCCTCACAGGGAAAGAG GTGGCTGTGAAAATCATTGACAAAACGCAGCTTAACTCTTCCAGTCTCCAAAAG CTGTTTCGTGAAGTGAGGATCATGAAGTTGCTGAATCATCCAAATATCG TTAAGTTATTTGAAGTTATTGAGACTGAGAAGACACTGTACTTGATCATGGAGTATGCCAGTGGAG GTGAGGTGTTTGATTACCTTGTTGCTCACGGGAGAATGAAGGAGAAAGAGGCCAGAGCCAAATTTAGACAG ATAGTTTCAGCGGTACAGTACTGCCACCAGAAGTGCATTGTACACAGAGACCTAAAG GCAGAGAACCTACTCCTAGATGCTGACATGAACATCAAGATCGCAGACTTTGGTTTCAGCAATGAGTTCACCATGGGGAACAAGCTGGACACTTTTTGTGGCTCCCCGCCCTACGCTGCTCCGGAACTGTTCCAAGGGAAGAAGTATGACGGGCCCGAGGTGGACGTCTGGAGCCTGGGGGTCATCCTCTACACACTGGTCAGCGGCTCTCTGCCCTTCGACGGGCAGAACCTCAAG GAGCTGCGTGAACGGGTTTTGCGGGGGAAGTATAGGATTCCGTTCTACATGTCCACAGACTGCGAGAACCTGCTCAAGAAGTTCCTCATTCTCAACCCAACCAAGAGGGGCAGCCTGGAG CAGCAGATCATGAAGGACCGCTGGATGAATGTAGGccatgaggaggaggagctgaagCCCTTCATCGAGCCCCAGCCAGACTATAAGGACCCCAAGAGGACAGGTCAGAACCCCGACCGAGCGGGGGGGTGGAAGAGAG ATATCATGTTGCAGATGGGCTACTCTGCAGAGGAGATCCAGGACTCCCTCGTCAACCAAAAATATAATGAAGTCATGGCCACATATCTATTACTGGATTACAGGAACACAGAG atGGACGAATGTATCAGTCTGTCAATGAAATCCCGCCCAGGAAGTGACCTCACAAACAGCAATGCTCAATCTCCTTCTCACAAGGTACAGCGCAGTACCTCATCCAATCTAAAGCCCCGGAGAGCAACAGATGCAG GTTCTTCTGCTTCCAAGCGTTCCCAGGGCGACAACAAGCACACAGCAGAGGATTATGGGAGGAAAGGTTCTGGCACTGGCAGCTCCACTAAAGTCCCTCCCAGTCCTTTAGCTACAGCAGATCGTAAGAGGAGCACCCCAACCCCCTCCACC AACAGCATCCTGTCCACTGGTACGAGTCGCAGTCGAAACTCGCCGGTCCCTGAGAGGGCCACACTTGGGGTCCAGAATGGAAAGGACAG ccTGACCACCCCAGGGTCCCGTGCCTCCACAGCCTCGGCAGCTGCCgtactctcctcctcccacccccgACATCACAAGTCCTTGTCCACCTCTGCTCACCCCAGCCCCCCAGACATCCATGCACACCGGCCCAG CACCGCCCCTCAGAGAGTACCGGTGGCGTCTCCTTCTGCCCACAACATCGGCAGTTCCACGGCGACAGACCGTACCAACTTCCCCAGAAATGTGACTAGCCGGAGCACTTTCAGTGCCGGCCAGCAGAGGGCGGCACGGGACCAACATACCTCCACTTATAATGGTCCCCCAtcatccccttccctctcctacgGGAACAGCCAAGCCCGAAGAGCCGGGGGCACTGGTATCTTCAGAAAGTTCACTTCTAAATTTGTGCGCAG CCCGTATGAGGGAGAGGGTCGAGATGAGGCCAGCAG ACCCATGCTGACCACCGCTGAGAAGCTGGAAAAGGTCACTCTGGGCTCTGCAGGAGACGAGAACAAGGACTTCCTGTCTTCCACCTCTACGGTTCCCAGCACCCCGACTTCAAGCCTGACCTCCAAGGACCACAAGCCCCGCTCGCTGCGCTTCACCTGGAGCATGAAGACCACCTCCTCCATGGAGCCCAATGAGATGATGAAGGAGATCCGGAAGGTTTTGGACTCGAACAGCTGCGAGTATGAGCTACGGGAGCGCTACATGCTGCTGTGCGTGTCTGGGAATCCCGCCTGTGACGACTTTGTCCAGTGGGAGATGGAGGTTTGCAAGCTGCCCCGCCTCTCCCTCAACGGGGTTCGCTTTAAGCGCATTTCTGGCACGTCCATCGCCTTCAAGAACATCGCTTCCAAGGTTGCCAATGAGCTCAAACTTTGA